A region of Anguilla rostrata isolate EN2019 chromosome 10, ASM1855537v3, whole genome shotgun sequence DNA encodes the following proteins:
- the LOC135264970 gene encoding calcium release-activated calcium channel protein 1-like, which yields MSLNEHSLQALSWRKLYLSRAKLKASSRTSALLSGFAMVAMVEVQLEPEHEYPAGLLIAFSACTTILVAVHLFALMISTCILPNIEAVSNVHNLNSVKESPHERMHRHIELAWAFSTVIGTLLFLAEVVLLCWVKFLPLKRLTSQNNGTTSISAGQAAAIASTSIMVPFALVFIVFAVHFYRSLVSHKTDRQFQELAELSNITRLQNQLDHRAEAAALQSPASHFP from the exons ATGAGTCTTAACGAGCATTCGCTGCAGGCCCTGTCGTGGAGAAAGCTGTACTTGAGCAGAGCTAAGTTGAAGGCTTCTAGTCGGACATCGGCTCTTCTCTCGGGCTTCGCCATG GTGGCGATGGTGGAGGTGCAGCTGGAGCCTGAACACGAGTATCCTGCGGGGCTCCTGATTGCCTTCAGCGCCTGCACCACCATCCTAGTGGCCGTGCACCTCTTCGCCCTGATGATCAGCACCTGCATCCTGCCCAACATCGAGGCCGTCAGCAACGTGCACAACCTCAACTCGGTGAAGGAGTCCCCCCACGAGCGCATGCACCGCCACATCGAGCTGGCCTGGGCCTTCTCCACCGTCATTGGCACGCTGCTCTTCCTGGCCGAGGTGGTGCTGCTCTGCTGGGTCAAGTTCCTGCCACTCAAGCGGCTGACGAGCCAGAACAATGGCACCACCAGCATCAGCGCCGGGCAGGCGGCGGCCATCGCCTCCACCTCCATCATGGTGCCCTTCGCCCTGGTCTTCATCGTGTTCGCCGTGCACTTTTACCGCTCGCTCGTCAGCCATAAAACAGACCGTCAGTTCCAGGAACTGGCGGAGCTGTCTAACATAACCAGACTCCAGAACCAGCTAGACCACAGAGCAGAGGCGGCAGCTCTGCAGTCTCCCGCCTCTCATTTCCCATGA